The Spartinivicinus poritis DNA segment GAATTTATTACATGAGCGGGAAAGTCAGCTTACTCAATTAGAGCATTGTATTGCTGAACGTACCCAGCATTTACAGAAAGCATTACAAGAGCGTGAACGATTTGAGCACCAACTTCAGCATAAGGTAACCCATGATGACTTGACTGACTTGCCAAATCGCACCCTGTTATTAGACCGTCTGAATCAAGCATTAACTAAAGCTAAGCGTTATCATACTCGGTTAATGGTGTGCTTTATTGACCTTGATCGCTTCAAGTATATCAATGATCACTTTGGCCATGATGTGGGTGACCAGCTACTGTGCACGATAGCGGAAAGGATGACTGCTATTGTGCGTAAATCAGATACCCTGGCACGAATAGGGGGGGATGAGTTTGTTCTGGTTATTTCCGACTATGATCGAACTGAAACGGCAATGCATGGCCTTCAGCGACTCATTGGTTGTATTTCTAAGCCACTACAAGTAGCAGGTACTGAAGTTGAAGTGACCTGTAGTATTGGTTGTAGCACCTACCCAGAAGATGGCGATGATGTTACCTCCTTACTGAAGTTTGCTGATGCTGCAATGTATAGTGCTAAAGCACATGGATGCAACATCATTCAACTGTATAACGCCTCACTACGAGCAAATATTGAAGAGCGCATTCGTATCGAAACTGAACTGCGACAAGCCATTAAACGTAATCAATTACAACTGTATTACCAACCTCAAGTGGATTTGCATCGGGGGTGTGTTACCGGCGTTGAGGCTTTACTTCGCTGGCAGCATCCAGAGCTTGGTACCATTTTGCCTAACCGTTTTATTCCTATTGCTGAGGATACCGGGTTAATCAGGCAAGTCACTGAGTGGGTTTTACAAGAAGCATGTAAGCAAGGTAAAACCTGGCAAGAGTCAGGCATTGAAATGCTGCAAATTGCTGTGAATATTTCTGCAAAGCAAATCAACGATGTTGCTTTCCCTTCACTGGTCTCTCGGTGCTTGTCTGCCACTGGCTTTGACCCAGAACGATTAGAGCTTGAAATAACAGAAAGCTCCGCAATGGAGAACCCTGATTTTACGATTCCACTGATGCACTTACTCAAAGCGCTTGGTGTAAAACTATCTATTGATGACTTTGGTACGGGCTACTCCAATATGTATTATTTAAAAAGTTTTCCTGTCGATAAACTTAAATTAGATGGCTCATTTGTTCAGGAGGTGACTACAGATAAGTGTAGCCATGCAATTGTCAGTGCTATTATCACTATGGGGCAGGCACTGGGTTTATCAGTTATTGCTGAAATGACTGAAACCGAAGACCAGGTTGTGACTCTTGCGGAACAAGGTTGCGACCTGGTACAGGGGTTTTATTTTAGTAAACCGTTAACCGCTTTGGAGTGTGAAAAATTGCTTTGGAAGGGGGCAGTGGCTTTACCCAAAGCATTGCAATAAAAAATGAACAGGTTAGATAAGATAAATTTTAAGGATCACCCATAAACAATTATTAGTGTCCTACCACAGCCAATTCATACATTATCAATTTATAAAAAACATACAAGCAACATGAAAAGCCTGTTAGTATTTTTTAATGATTTCTAGGTTTTATTATCTTTATTCCTCGCCCCAATCACTTATTATTTATAGGCTCATGGGGGCAAGTCTACTGCTGTGAGACTTGCGGTAGCGACTTTAATTTATATAAAAAGTGCTACTGGAACTCGTCACTCGATGGCCGCACCTAAAAACCATTCGTATTGGGTATACATCTCTTAAAATGTAAAAATAATAAGAAAGTCTCAGATGATGGTCAGATCATCCAGTCACCTTAAACGGTAAATAAAATATGCTTTATATACCTTATACGAGAGTGTAAGCCGTTAACTGTATTAGGTTTTGTTAATGTATAATGCAATATTAGTTTAAATAATATAACTTCTTTTTGTTACATAACATTTGCGATGGTTGCTGAAAGGGTAATTGACAAATGTTATGAGGACTTTCATATTTTACTTTGCTAGTATCATATATTGTTAGTCCCTTTTGATTTATCCAAATAACGGGTGGGACTGTTTTTTTAAAGTGGCTGTGTTTTTTAAAAGTAGCTATAAGTGACGATGGAAGGTCATTGCTAGTGCAGTAGGGGAAATTATCTCTTAGTCTATTTGAAAACGCTAATTTACAAAAGTATTTTGCAGTGTGTATATTATGGCGACAAGGAGAGTTGCAATGAAAAGGACGAGGTATATCGGTAGGTATGCATTACTGATGGCGGGACTAAGTTTTCCTTTGCTTAGTTTTGGCCATAGTGCAATGTTTCCAGATGGATTTAAATTCGACGATAGCAATGAAGGAGAAAAAACCCAGCTATTGCTAGATCAAGCAACAACTCGCTGTGTTGATGGTAGCGCCAGTGGATACCCCTGTAAAAATATAGATTTACATGCCTTTTTAGCTAAAGAAAATATGGGCGGTGGCACTGCCAATTTAAATGATATATGGGGTTATACTGACCCGGTAACGGGTGCTGAAATTGCGATTGTGGGGAGAACCAATGGTACCTCATTTGTGGATATTACCGACCCTGTAAATCCTGTTTTTCTTGGCTTTTTACCTTCCCATGATAATGGTTCAGACTCTTGGCGTGATGTTAAAACCTACAATGATCATGCTTTTATTGTTGCGGATGGCAGTGGCAATAAGACCCATGGTTTACAAGTATTTGATCTAAGTACCTTACGGTACCTACCTTCACCAGGCCAAACCCTTAAAGAAACAGCGCATTTAGGTGGCTTTGGTAATGCGCATAATATTGCCATTAATGAAGATACCGGTTACGCCTATATCGTTGGCAGTAATCAGTGTAGTGGTGGCTTATATATGGTTAATATTTCTAACCCGGTTAAACCGCGCTATGCGGGTTGTTTTTCCGCAGATGGCTATACCCATGATACTCAGTGTGTGATTTATAAGGGGCAGGATGCACGCTACTTTGGTCGAGAAATTTGTGTTGGTTACAATGAAGATACCATTACCATTGTGGATGTAACCAATAAATCCAACCCTAAACAATTGTCTAGAACCCCTTATCAAGGCGCTCAATATACTCATCAGGGCTGGTTTCTGAATGATAGTCATAATATCTTAATAATGAACGATGAGTTAGATGAGAAGCGTGATGGCATTAATACCACTTCCTATATATACGACGTAAGTGTTTTAGATAATCCAGTGGAGATAGGTCGTTATGTGGGGCCCACCTCGGCTATCGATCATAATCTGTATACATACAATAACTATGTATTTGAAACCAATTATCGGGCAGGTTTACGTATTCTCAGCGCTAAAGATATTGCGGCGGGTAAACTGGCTGAGGTGGCTTATTTTGATACTATCCCTGGCTCAAATAGCGCGCAGTTTTCTGGCACCTGGAGTAATTATATTTATTTTGCCAGTGGCAATATTATCATGAGTGATATTGGTTATGGCCTATTTGTAGTTAAACCTGACTGGGATGCCATCAGTAATCCTGATCCAACGGTAGAGTATTGTGAGGCGAGCAGTAATAATGCCAGTGATGAATGGGTTAGCTCAGTAAAAATGGGTAATTTTACTAATGGCTCTGCCGCTAAACGTTACTCTGACTTTACGGCCAAGGTGATTAATCTTGCCAAAGGGAAAACTAATATTCAGTTAAAACCCGCATTTAGTGGCATAAAATATAATGAGTATTGGAAAATCTGGGTTGATTTAAATAAAGATGGTGATTTTGAAGACGGTGGAGAAGAGGTATTTAGTTCTAATTATGCAACGTCATCAACTGTCAATGGACACTTGGCGATTCCTGCAAGTGCCTCTCTGGGTAAGACACGGCTACGGGTGGTGATGCGTTATAATGCAATTCCTGATGCTTGTGGCACGTTTAATTATGGTGAAGTAGAAGATTATACTGTGAATATCACCGCAGATATGGCATTGGCTAACAATATAAGCGGCACTGTCACAAGCGAAAAAAATGAACAGGAGATCAATGTAATTGCACAACAGTTGCAAGAACAGTATTTTGCTAACCTTGGAATGCCCAATAAACGGTAAAATTCGTTATACTCTTCGCGAATGATTTTTAGGGTTTGTTGTCGTCGCGCTTCACCCCAATCACCTATTATTTATAGGCTCATGGGGGCAAGTCTACTGCTGTGAGACTTGCGGTAGCTACTTTAATTTATACAAAAAGTGCTACTGGAACTCGTTGCTCGACGGCCGTCCCTAAAAACCCTACGCTTTGAGTATACTCTCTAGAACAGGTGATATGGATAAAAAAATAATAAAGAAGATATCCAACTTTAATAAATCAGCGGTTTTAATGGTCAGTTATAGCTTGCTTTGCTTTAGTATTGAAGGCAGAGCAAGTGATCTGATAAAAAACAGTGAAATTATCAAGATAGCGAACGAGTTAATCATCGATGCGAGAAAGCAAGAACTGGCATCTATGCAGATTATTAGTCGCGCGAATCAAATACGTAAACAGGTGAATAGCCTAAGAGCAACGGCCCGAACATTAACCGAAAAAACGATTAAACAACAGTTGACGACAGCAGCAGATACCCTGGCAGAACAAATTGCCCTATGGCAGCAGCAGGGCGCTGATAACCGCCAAAAAAGTAGTGACTATTTTACTTATGGTCGACAATTATTAACCAAAGCATTCAAGGAGCAGTGGCAAGCCAAGATTAAACTGGATGGTGAAATAGCCTTAATGCCAGCAACCCAGCCGTTAATAGCCCATAATACACAAATCCGCAGTGTTCACCCAAGTATGCCAAAAACTATGCAGGATACTGGTTCGCCTGCAAGTGGAATGACGCTTTCGGTACCCTCGTTGAGTGCTCAGTCAATACCTACCCCATTGGATACAGATAGTTTTCAACTTTCCAGAGATATTAATTTTTTTTCTCATGTGGAGCCGGTAGCTGATACCAGCCAACAGCAGCCGATGGTGCCGTTAAATCAGATTCATCAATGGCGTTTAATGTTGTCAGATTTAACTGCACAGCCCATTTCAGGGAAAAACATTAATGTACGTGGTCATATGCCAGGCCATGTTCATGGCTTACCCACCCAACCCAAAGTGACCAAGGAAGTTGAGCCAGGGGTTTATCTGGTTGAAGGGATGAAGTTTCAAATGATTGGCTGGTGGGTAATTGAGTTTGATATCCCTCATCAAGGGGGAGTGGATACGATTAAATTTAATGTGGTTTTGTAACACCCTCATAAGTCAGTGGCTGTATAAGCTATCGTTCATTAGTGCATTGATATTGTGGATATCGGCCTGGCCAGCACAGGCAAATAACTCACCCTATTATTTTACTGATGATGATATTCAATTCTTAGCTCAATTTCGCTTGGCTAGCCTACCGCCATTGCCGGATTCAAAAGATAACCAGTATGCAGATTCCATTGCAGCAGCGGAGTTGGGTAAACAGATTTTTTTTGATAAACGTTTTAGTGCTAATCAGGAAGTTGCCTGTGCTAGCTGTCATGATCCCAGCCAATATTTCACTGATGGTTTAGTAACCTCTAAGGGGATTGCTGCAACACGACGGAATGCGCCTTCCATTCTGGGGGCTGCTTATAGTCCCTGGCAATTTTGGGATGGGCGTAAGGATAGCCTTTGGTCTCAGGCATTGGCTCCATTAGAGTCTGATGTTGAACATGGCCTGAGCCGATTAGAGGTAGTTCAGTTATTGATGTGTTTTTATCAAAAAAGCTACCAGGGTGTCACTGGCAATAAAGTCAATGCTAATTATCTGTTTGAGTTAAAAGGGCCTGCCAGTCCTATTGGCAGTGAAACAGCTAAAGCGAATTGGCAACAACTGACGAGTGATGAGCAAATATTAGTCAATAAAGTTTTTTCAGATGTGGGTAAATTATTGATGGCTTATCAACGTCAACTTCAGCCATTACCCAGTCGATTTGATCGATTTGTGGCACAACTGCAGCAAGATCCAACTAATATTAGTCAACTCAAAGCCCAGTT contains these protein-coding regions:
- a CDS encoding FixH family protein, producing the protein MDKKIIKKISNFNKSAVLMVSYSLLCFSIEGRASDLIKNSEIIKIANELIIDARKQELASMQIISRANQIRKQVNSLRATARTLTEKTIKQQLTTAADTLAEQIALWQQQGADNRQKSSDYFTYGRQLLTKAFKEQWQAKIKLDGEIALMPATQPLIAHNTQIRSVHPSMPKTMQDTGSPASGMTLSVPSLSAQSIPTPLDTDSFQLSRDINFFSHVEPVADTSQQQPMVPLNQIHQWRLMLSDLTAQPISGKNINVRGHMPGHVHGLPTQPKVTKEVEPGVYLVEGMKFQMIGWWVIEFDIPHQGGVDTIKFNVVL
- a CDS encoding EAL domain-containing protein, which codes for MEELMREEPAILVVDDNPQVLDSYRKILTTPTDKSTAALNALEQSLFGKSAQASHSDSQQFIVEFASSGQAGCEKVKQLLHDNLRVAVAFVDMRMPGKMDGLQTIETLWLIDPNIQVVICSAYADNSWEDISARIGQTDQLLILRKPFERIEILQIASALLNKWNLLHERESQLTQLEHCIAERTQHLQKALQERERFEHQLQHKVTHDDLTDLPNRTLLLDRLNQALTKAKRYHTRLMVCFIDLDRFKYINDHFGHDVGDQLLCTIAERMTAIVRKSDTLARIGGDEFVLVISDYDRTETAMHGLQRLIGCISKPLQVAGTEVEVTCSIGCSTYPEDGDDVTSLLKFADAAMYSAKAHGCNIIQLYNASLRANIEERIRIETELRQAIKRNQLQLYYQPQVDLHRGCVTGVEALLRWQHPELGTILPNRFIPIAEDTGLIRQVTEWVLQEACKQGKTWQESGIEMLQIAVNISAKQINDVAFPSLVSRCLSATGFDPERLELEITESSAMENPDFTIPLMHLLKALGVKLSIDDFGTGYSNMYYLKSFPVDKLKLDGSFVQEVTTDKCSHAIVSAIITMGQALGLSVIAEMTETEDQVVTLAEQGCDLVQGFYFSKPLTALECEKLLWKGAVALPKALQ
- a CDS encoding choice-of-anchor B family protein → MKRTRYIGRYALLMAGLSFPLLSFGHSAMFPDGFKFDDSNEGEKTQLLLDQATTRCVDGSASGYPCKNIDLHAFLAKENMGGGTANLNDIWGYTDPVTGAEIAIVGRTNGTSFVDITDPVNPVFLGFLPSHDNGSDSWRDVKTYNDHAFIVADGSGNKTHGLQVFDLSTLRYLPSPGQTLKETAHLGGFGNAHNIAINEDTGYAYIVGSNQCSGGLYMVNISNPVKPRYAGCFSADGYTHDTQCVIYKGQDARYFGREICVGYNEDTITIVDVTNKSNPKQLSRTPYQGAQYTHQGWFLNDSHNILIMNDELDEKRDGINTTSYIYDVSVLDNPVEIGRYVGPTSAIDHNLYTYNNYVFETNYRAGLRILSAKDIAAGKLAEVAYFDTIPGSNSAQFSGTWSNYIYFASGNIIMSDIGYGLFVVKPDWDAISNPDPTVEYCEASSNNASDEWVSSVKMGNFTNGSAAKRYSDFTAKVINLAKGKTNIQLKPAFSGIKYNEYWKIWVDLNKDGDFEDGGEEVFSSNYATSSTVNGHLAIPASASLGKTRLRVVMRYNAIPDACGTFNYGEVEDYTVNITADMALANNISGTVTSEKNEQEINVIAQQLQEQYFANLGMPNKR
- a CDS encoding cytochrome-c peroxidase produces the protein MWFCNTLISQWLYKLSFISALILWISAWPAQANNSPYYFTDDDIQFLAQFRLASLPPLPDSKDNQYADSIAAAELGKQIFFDKRFSANQEVACASCHDPSQYFTDGLVTSKGIAATRRNAPSILGAAYSPWQFWDGRKDSLWSQALAPLESDVEHGLSRLEVVQLLMCFYQKSYQGVTGNKVNANYLFELKGPASPIGSETAKANWQQLTSDEQILVNKVFSDVGKLLMAYQRQLQPLPSRFDRFVAQLQQDPTNISQLKAQLKEGEVGGLRLFMGKANCASCHNGPLFTNYEFHNIGAPEPDVAQVDMGRYQGVGDLLQDEFTCLSEWSDANKQYCQEMLYLKKQGQELVGAFKTPSLRNIAATAPYMQSGQFNTLEEVLAHYNKPVPPYYDRNQHPFRPHFDILPLGLNPEEIQQIKQFLTALTGDLGKADQWWQTPKQ